The sequence AGGCCAATTTACGTAATTCAGCCGGTGTGAATCCTGCATCGGCAAGCGCCTGCAAGAGGACGGGTAAGCCACTCACATCACGGATAGCTTGCGGCATTAAGGCACCATCGAAATCTGAACCAAACCCGACCCGGTCTATACCTAACCGTTCAACCAAATACTGCACGTGCCGAACCATCACGTCAATTGGCATACTGGCATCACGACGGCCATCAGGACGCAGAAACGTGACGGCAAAATTCAGCCCTACGATCCCATCAGAATCACGAATGGCGGCGAGTTGCCGATCGGTAAGATTGCGACTGCTTGGACAGATAGCGTGGGCATTGGAATGGGTTGCCACCAGTGGCGCATCACTCAGACGAGCGACATCCCAGAAACCGGCTTCGTTCAGATGAGAAACATCAATCAGAATGCGTAATTGATTACAGGCTTTGATCAGCTCCTTACCGGTGTCGGTCAGCCCCGGCCCGATGTCCGGTGAGGCGGGAAAGGCAAATGGAACACCATGCCCAAAGATGTTTGGTCGACTCCAGACCGGCCCTAACGAACGTAATCCAGCCTGGTAAAGTACCTCTAGTTCATTGAGATCGGGGCCAATCGCTTCAGCACCCTCAATATGAAAGACGGCTGCGATAATGCCACTGGTAAGGCATTCATGAATCGCATTGGCTGTACGACACAGACGCACCTGACCGTTTGATTCCTGTTCTAATCGGAAGAGGCGGGCTGACATGGCCAGTGTTGTTTGCAGAGCGTAGGTGTGATCGAGGGTCGGTGGTAGTGGCAAATG comes from Chloroflexus sp. Y-396-1 and encodes:
- a CDS encoding dipeptidase, producing MTTTMWPPIFDGHNDVILDLYRPRPGTERSFFESSPHGHLDLPRARKGGFGGGFFAIYVPPPPTAETPSDHLPDPPYHLPLPPTLDHTYALQTTLAMSARLFRLEQESNGQVRLCRTANAIHECLTSGIIAAVFHIEGAEAIGPDLNELEVLYQAGLRSLGPVWSRPNIFGHGVPFAFPASPDIGPGLTDTGKELIKACNQLRILIDVSHLNEAGFWDVARLSDAPLVATHSNAHAICPSSRNLTDRQLAAIRDSDGIVGLNFAVTFLRPDGRRDASMPIDVMVRHVQYLVERLGIDRVGFGSDFDGALMPQAIRDVSGLPVLLQALADAGFTPAELRKLAYENWLRVLRLTWGE